GATTGGCGTGCCGCCAACAAAGGCCAGCGAGTTGCTTTCAAATCGCCGACCAAATGGCAGCAAATGGCCGCCCAGGAACCGAAAGCCAAACACGTGCGGCTGCTGGCGCACCTTCCATGGCATGGCGAAGTAGCGAGTATATTCAAGCGACGGCTGGAACAAATTAACGTCACCGCCCAGGAACCGCCCGCTGAAGCCTAACGACAGCGAGAGGCGTTGCCCGCCCACTGGATCAAGATAGCTGCCCTGGAGCGAGTTATAAAACAATGAAGGCACAATGGTGCTGGTGCGAATGTCAGGCTGACGGAATGTCACCGGAATGTCATTATCGGGATTGTTGTCGGTGTTAACAGGTGGGTCTTTGATCGAGGTTGAATTCCATGAATAGGACAACCCTAATCGCGTCCAGCGACCGAAGCTGGGCCAGCGTTTGGTGATGGTGGTCATCGGCGTGCTGGTGAAGACTTGGAAGCCGGAGCTTTGCTCGGTGAATAACGAATCCTCATCCAGCGCAAACCCGAACAATCCACCTGCCGCTACCGCGCCGAGGCCGCCGCCAAAGAAGTCATAACTGCGGGTGAAGACGCTGAAGCCGGCGGAAATGTTTTTGTCAAAGACATAAGGCTCAGTGAACGAAAACAGGAAGTACTTTTGACGATTGCCGGCGGCGAAACTGAACGAGAGCGACTCGCCATAGCCAAAGAGATTATTGGTTGAATACTCCAGTCCGATGAAACTGCCGCCAATGCCGCTGGCGCCGCCGGTGAATTGAATCTGGTTGCGTCCCTTTTCTTTGACTTTCAAATCAATGTCCAGCAAGCCGGTTCGATCATTCGGCTTGAGTGTGGCGTCGCTTTCTTTGATTTCCTCGAAGAAGCCCAGTTGGTTGAGCTTTTGAATGCTGAATTTCCACAAGGCTTGATCGAAGATTTCACCTTCAGCGACCAGCAGCTCGCGACGCAACACCTTATCGCGCGTGTTGGTGTTGCCGATGAATTCGACAAAGTTCAACGTGTACTGTCGTCCTTCCTCAATGGTGATGGTGAAATCAGCGATTCCTTTGGTCGGATCGTTCGGGTCTTCTTTGAGGTCTTGGCTGGGATTGGCGACCATCTGGATATAGCCGAGGCGACCATACAGGTCTTTGAGACTCTCGTAGACGCCCTTCTGAATGATCGTCGAGCGAACGATATCGCCGGTCTTGATGCCGATGATGGCTTTGATTTGATCATCGCTGAAGACGGTATTGCCTTCGACCTCGATTTTACCAAACCGGAACTGTCGCCCTTCGGAGACCGGCACGACGATCTTCAGTCCATCATCAGGCGGGCAGATAAACGGGATGCGAAAGGGCAGCAAGCGGTCGCGATGGATCATTTCCACTCGGGGTTCTCCAATCTGCGCCTCCAAATACCCGCGATCCTTGAAAGCAAAGAAATCAACTCGTCGCATATCATCCTCGAAAGCTTCAGGATGATAAATATCCCGCGAGGTGAACCGCGTCACCAAGCCGGCTTGTCGGACATTTTTCATCGGCTTGCGAAGTTCATCATCAGTGAAGACGCGGTTGCCTTCAAAGTCAATCTCCAGCACGCGCACACGAGGTCCTTCCTTGATACGGAAGGTCACGCCAACGGCTGCGGCTGACAGCTCTTCGACTTCCAGTTCGACTGTCGCATCAGGATGCCCCTTCTCTGACAGATAATTTTTAATCACACGTCTGGCCACCTGTCCTTTGGCCGGGTCCCACATCTCTTCTTTTGAGACGCCGACGCGCCGTTCACGAAATCGCGTCAGCATATCGCTTTCCGTCACCGATTTAAGTCCCTGGAACTGCAAATCACGAATGATTGGATTTTCCTTCACGCGAAAGATGACGATCTTGCCGCCCTGCTCGCCGTCTTGCACAGCCACTTCGATGTCGCTAAAGAGATTCTGTGCCCAGAGGCTTTTCAGGTCGCGCTCCAGTTGCGCCGGATTATACAAGTCACCTTCGCGCGTCTGAATGTAGTAGAGAATGGTTTCGCGTGGAAAGCGCCGGTTGCCCTCGATTCGCACGCTCTCAACGAGCACTGCAGTTTGCCCGAACACTAACGTTGGCGCTAACAACATGAACAAACCAAGTATTGTTAGTCCAGCCATGATCCCTCGCTGCTGTCTCATAACGGCTTTTACTGTTCTCCACATGCACTGTATCGGGGGCAAACAGGTCAATTTACGGTCAACACTTCATCGTCGGTTTTCTCAACCGCCATCGGGCGGAAGCGTAACTGTCCATTCTCGAGCGAGACTTCGATGATTGAGCCTTCAGCGATCTCCGACTGAATGATGGCCTCCGAGAGCGGGTCCTCAACGTGCCGCTGCAAAGCGCGGCGCAATGGCCTCGCGCCATAGCGCCGGTCGGAACACGTGGTTTCCATGATCCATTGCATCGCCTCATCGGTCAGGTGCACTTCGACTTTGACCTGCTCCAATGTCTTGTTCAGTTGTTTCACCAACAACTTGACAATTTGGAGCAGATCATCATCCGACAGCGGCTCGAAGATAATGATCTCATCCAGGCGGTTGAGAAATTCCGGATTGAATGTTTGGCGGACGGCGGCCAACACTTCATCTTCCATCTTGTTGGCCAGCTCGCGCGCTGAGGGCTGAAAGCCAAGATGTGTCTGCTTGTGAATGTAGCGCGCGCCGATGTTGGAAGTCATGATAATAATCGTGTTTTTGAAATCAACAGTATTGCCGAGACTATCGGTCAGATGGCCATCCTCGAGCACTTGCAACAGCAGATTAAACACGTCAGGATGCGCTTTTTCGATCTCATCCAGGAGCAGGACGCAATAGGGGCTGCGCTTGATGCGTTCGGTCAGTTGTCCTCCTTCTTCATGACCGACATAGCCCGGCGGCGAACCGATCCATTTGGAGACCGAATGCTTTTCCATGAATTCGGACATATCATAGCGAATCATGGCTCGTTCTGAACCGAACAAAAATTCGGCCAAGGAGCGTGCAACCTCCGTCTTGCCGACGCCGGTCGGTCCGAGGAATAAGAAGCTGCCAACAGGACGAGTCGGATTTTTCAATCCAGCTCGCGAACGGCGAATCGCGCGGGCCAATGCCGAAATAGCCCGATCCTGACTGACAATTCGTTGATGTAATTCTTGCTCAATGCGCAGCAGTTTTTGCTTCTCTTCCTCTTTGATGGCCGTTAGCGGAATACCAGTCCAGCGTGAGATCACTTCTTCAATGTCGGCGCGCGTCACAGTCACCGGAGGCTGTTCGGTAAGCGATTCAGGCTCGTCCAAATAATAGCCACCGCGAAAACGCGGCGTCAGCAGTGAGGTTACGGACAGGTCTTCATTGTCCAACTCCGCTGATGAGTGACGAAGCTTGACGCGGGAGCCAGCCTCATCGAGCAAGTCAATGGCTTTATCGGGTAAGTAGCGGTCAGTGATGTAGCGATTTGAATAGTAGACCGACGCGACGATGGCATCATCCGTATAGCGAACTCCATGAAACGATTCGTAGCGGTCTTTCACGCCCTGCAAAATGCGGATGGCTTCAGCTTCTGTCGGGGGCAAGACGCGCACGGCTTGAAAGCGTCGTTCCAGTGAACGGTCTCGCTCGATGGTCTTGCGAAATTCCGCCGGCGTTGTCGCTCCAATGCATTGGATCTCGCCACGGGATAGCGCCGGTTTCAGGATATTAGCGGCATCGAGCGAGCCTTCGGCGCTGCCGGCCCCGACCAGTGTATGAAGCTCGTCAATGAAAACAATGTATTGCGGGTTCTCGATCAGCTCGCGCATGATCGCTTTCAACCGTTCCTCAAACTGTCCGCGATATTTTGTGCCGGCTACCACGAGACTCAAGTCAAGGGCCAGAATCCGCTTCTGTGCCAGGAAGGGCGGCACGTCGCCGGCGACGATGCGCTGGGCGAGTCCTTCAATGATGGCTGTCTTGCCCACGCCTGACTCACCGATCAGGCATGGATTGTTTTTGGTGCGCCGACACAGGATTTGAATGACGCGCTCCAGTTCATTATCGCGTCCCACCAACGGATCGAGCTTGCCCTGCGCGGCGGCTTCGGTCAGGTCACGGCTAAACTCGGCCAGATGCGGCGTCTCTTGTTTTCGCGCGCCGGCATGAACGCGTTCACGACTAGCATGCCGCATCAATTCCTCGCGCACCAAATGCAAGTGCAAGCCTTGATCGCGCAGTAACTCCGCCGCATAGGAATGTTGCTCACGCAGTAATCCAAGCAAGAGATGCTCAGTTCCAATCGTCCGGTGTCCGACACGCTCGGACTCTTCAGCAGCGTAATTCAACACGCGCTTGGATTCACGACTCAACGGCAGGTCTA
The Blastocatellia bacterium genome window above contains:
- the bamA gene encoding outer membrane protein assembly factor BamA, yielding MAGLTILGLFMLLAPTLVFGQTAVLVESVRIEGNRRFPRETILYYIQTREGDLYNPAQLERDLKSLWAQNLFSDIEVAVQDGEQGGKIVIFRVKENPIIRDLQFQGLKSVTESDMLTRFRERRVGVSKEEMWDPAKGQVARRVIKNYLSEKGHPDATVELEVEELSAAAVGVTFRIKEGPRVRVLEIDFEGNRVFTDDELRKPMKNVRQAGLVTRFTSRDIYHPEAFEDDMRRVDFFAFKDRGYLEAQIGEPRVEMIHRDRLLPFRIPFICPPDDGLKIVVPVSEGRQFRFGKIEVEGNTVFSDDQIKAIIGIKTGDIVRSTIIQKGVYESLKDLYGRLGYIQMVANPSQDLKEDPNDPTKGIADFTITIEEGRQYTLNFVEFIGNTNTRDKVLRRELLVAEGEIFDQALWKFSIQKLNQLGFFEEIKESDATLKPNDRTGLLDIDLKVKEKGRNQIQFTGGASGIGGSFIGLEYSTNNLFGYGESLSFSFAAGNRQKYFLFSFTEPYVFDKNISAGFSVFTRSYDFFGGGLGAVAAGGLFGFALDEDSLFTEQSSGFQVFTSTPMTTITKRWPSFGRWTRLGLSYSWNSTSIKDPPVNTDNNPDNDIPVTFRQPDIRTSTIVPSLFYNSLQGSYLDPVGGQRLSLSLGFSGRFLGGDVNLFQPSLEYTRYFAMPWKVRQQPHVFGFRFLGGHLLPFGRRFESNSLAFVGGTPIYSRFFLGGEDTIRGYNVRSISPVVQIEQRLTTTQVVAVPGSEIDLLTTTNTLPVLGEFDPPASGPFIRDEIIRAFTFTNRLTNVSVLPLGGDTQLLFNAEYRIPIAGPVSVAAFADIGSTFNMRRYADQRIISEPLLRTISPFLAFDTDQLTTVTFAPGGGIVINPDGRLATQEEVEFARLVQGTPGGILPEGYTSVFIRALGQTTDTIFLSQSESGWKGIDNYRASVGVEFRVLMPVVNVPFRLIYAYNPNARVVPRPDQIFREERTAFRFSIGRTF
- a CDS encoding ATP-dependent Clp protease ATP-binding subunit, producing the protein MFERYTEKARRVIFFARYEANQLGSPTIETEHILLGLIREDKILTNRFLRTYGAVETIRREIEKRAVPREKLPPGVDLPLSRESKRVLNYAAEESERVGHRTIGTEHLLLGLLREQHSYAAELLRDQGLHLHLVREELMRHASRERVHAGARKQETPHLAEFSRDLTEAAAQGKLDPLVGRDNELERVIQILCRRTKNNPCLIGESGVGKTAIIEGLAQRIVAGDVPPFLAQKRILALDLSLVVAGTKYRGQFEERLKAIMRELIENPQYIVFIDELHTLVGAGSAEGSLDAANILKPALSRGEIQCIGATTPAEFRKTIERDRSLERRFQAVRVLPPTEAEAIRILQGVKDRYESFHGVRYTDDAIVASVYYSNRYITDRYLPDKAIDLLDEAGSRVKLRHSSAELDNEDLSVTSLLTPRFRGGYYLDEPESLTEQPPVTVTRADIEEVISRWTGIPLTAIKEEEKQKLLRIEQELHQRIVSQDRAISALARAIRRSRAGLKNPTRPVGSFLFLGPTGVGKTEVARSLAEFLFGSERAMIRYDMSEFMEKHSVSKWIGSPPGYVGHEEGGQLTERIKRSPYCVLLLDEIEKAHPDVFNLLLQVLEDGHLTDSLGNTVDFKNTIIIMTSNIGARYIHKQTHLGFQPSARELANKMEDEVLAAVRQTFNPEFLNRLDEIIIFEPLSDDDLLQIVKLLVKQLNKTLEQVKVEVHLTDEAMQWIMETTCSDRRYGARPLRRALQRHVEDPLSEAIIQSEIAEGSIIEVSLENGQLRFRPMAVEKTDDEVLTVN